One window of Bifidobacterium pseudocatenulatum DSM 20438 = JCM 1200 = LMG 10505 genomic DNA carries:
- the glgX gene encoding glycogen debranching protein GlgX codes for MQIRPGSMYPLGASYDGAGVNFALFSQVAQKVELCLFDEEDNETRIEMTEQNSYVWHNYLPGIQPGQRYGYRVYGPYDPTQGLRCNPNKLLLDPYAKAIEGNIDGDESLYSYWFRSPDDVTSMNTLDSAAHTMKAAVVNPYFDWGNDQHPNISYHDSVIYEAHVRGMTNLNMDVPPDIRGTYAGLAYPSVIEYLKKLGVTAIELMPIHQFVNDSFLQEKGLSNYWGYNTIGFFAPHNAYSSSGQRGEQVNEFKSMVKAYHHAGMEVILDVVYNHTAEGNNRGPTLSFKGIDNGAYYRLVDNDRRHYFDTTGTGNSLLMRSPHALQLITDSLRYWVTEMHVDGFRFDLAATLARQFQEVDKLSAFFDIVEQDPVISRVKLIAEPWDLGSGGYQVGGFPSSWSEWNGRYRDCVRDFWRSQPSTLPEFASRFMGSSDLYQVNGRRPVASVNFITAHDGFTMNDLVSYNEKHNEANGEGNRDGESNNRSWNCGVEGPTTIKDVNELRQQQMRNMFATLLLSQGIPMICGGDEVARTQQGNNNAYCQDNAISWTNWDLDEDQKDLLEFVSKLIHLRLEHPVLHRRRFFSGREQGDDSTAIPQVEWMDHTGSIMDMDDWSNTHAFTVMIYLNGSDIPETDWYGNQMVDNDFILIFNAHYEPIMFTLPDEQYGKKWRLIVDTHNPKGPELNYEAGFAITAQSRSFLLLMSDKKPSNKHYNF; via the coding sequence ATGCAAATCAGACCCGGATCGATGTATCCACTCGGCGCAAGCTATGACGGCGCCGGCGTGAATTTTGCCCTCTTTTCCCAAGTGGCACAAAAAGTCGAGCTTTGCCTTTTCGATGAGGAAGACAACGAAACTCGAATCGAAATGACCGAGCAGAACTCTTATGTCTGGCACAACTATCTGCCCGGAATCCAACCGGGGCAACGTTACGGCTATCGCGTGTACGGGCCATACGACCCGACGCAAGGCCTGCGCTGCAACCCGAACAAACTGCTGCTTGACCCCTACGCTAAAGCCATCGAAGGCAACATCGACGGCGATGAGAGCCTCTACTCGTACTGGTTCAGAAGCCCCGATGACGTTACCAGCATGAACACGCTCGACTCGGCCGCCCATACCATGAAAGCGGCCGTGGTGAACCCCTATTTCGACTGGGGCAACGACCAGCATCCGAACATCTCATATCACGATTCCGTGATTTACGAAGCCCACGTACGCGGCATGACCAACCTCAACATGGACGTGCCGCCGGACATTCGCGGAACCTATGCGGGTCTGGCGTACCCCTCGGTAATCGAATACCTGAAGAAGCTGGGCGTCACGGCCATCGAGCTCATGCCCATCCACCAGTTCGTCAATGACAGCTTCCTTCAGGAAAAAGGCCTGAGCAACTACTGGGGATACAACACCATCGGCTTCTTCGCCCCGCACAACGCGTATTCCAGCTCCGGACAGCGCGGCGAACAGGTCAACGAATTCAAATCCATGGTCAAGGCATACCATCATGCCGGCATGGAAGTCATCCTCGACGTGGTGTACAACCACACCGCCGAAGGCAACAACCGTGGACCGACCCTCAGCTTCAAGGGCATCGACAACGGCGCCTACTACCGTCTGGTCGACAACGACCGCAGACACTACTTCGACACCACAGGCACCGGCAACTCGCTGCTGATGCGCTCGCCGCACGCCCTGCAGCTCATCACCGACAGCCTGCGCTACTGGGTCACCGAAATGCACGTCGACGGATTCCGATTCGATCTTGCCGCCACATTGGCCCGTCAGTTCCAGGAAGTCGACAAACTGTCGGCCTTCTTCGACATCGTCGAACAGGATCCGGTGATCTCCCGCGTCAAGCTGATCGCGGAACCGTGGGATCTCGGCTCTGGCGGCTATCAGGTGGGCGGCTTCCCGTCCAGCTGGTCCGAATGGAACGGCCGCTACCGCGATTGCGTGCGCGACTTCTGGCGCTCGCAGCCGTCCACGTTGCCGGAATTCGCCAGCCGATTCATGGGCAGTTCCGACCTGTATCAGGTCAATGGCCGCCGACCGGTCGCATCCGTGAACTTCATCACCGCGCACGACGGCTTCACCATGAACGATCTGGTGAGCTACAACGAGAAGCATAATGAGGCCAACGGCGAAGGCAATCGCGACGGCGAAAGCAACAACCGTTCTTGGAACTGCGGTGTCGAAGGTCCTACGACCATCAAGGATGTTAACGAGCTTCGTCAACAGCAGATGCGCAACATGTTCGCCACGTTGCTGCTCAGCCAAGGCATTCCGATGATCTGCGGCGGCGACGAAGTGGCGCGCACCCAGCAGGGCAACAACAACGCCTACTGCCAGGACAATGCGATCTCCTGGACGAACTGGGATCTGGACGAGGATCAAAAGGACCTGCTCGAATTCGTATCGAAGCTGATCCATTTGAGGCTTGAGCATCCTGTGCTGCATCGCCGCCGCTTCTTCTCCGGTCGCGAGCAGGGAGACGACAGCACTGCGATTCCGCAGGTCGAATGGATGGATCATACCGGCTCCATTATGGATATGGACGACTGGTCAAACACACACGCCTTCACTGTGATGATCTATCTGAACGGTTCCGATATTCCGGAAACCGACTGGTACGGCAATCAGATGGTCGACAATGATTTCATTCTGATTTTCAACGCGCATTACGAGCCGATCATGTTCACCCTGCCCGATGAGCAATATGGCAAGAAATGGCGCTTAATTGTCGACACGCATAATCCAAAGGGGCCAGAACTCAATTATGAGGCCGGTTTTGCGATTACTGCGCAATCAAGAAGCTTCCTGCTGTTGATGAGCGACAAGAAGCCGTCCAACAAGCACTACAACTTCTGA
- a CDS encoding ANTAR domain-containing response regulator — protein MSAEKTTEPDEVLTDDELQAAAAPEQSIEEDDKPRKRTVVVAEDESVNRMDLVAMLEDSGYEVVGEAANGEEAVELTRKFRPSVVCMDVKMPRMDGIEAAGIICDENIAPVVMLTAFSQSDLVKKATGAGAMAYVTKPYEESKLLPALEVAMGRFAEINDLLDNVERSESKLHETEEQLKKAEEQLKKAEETLEERKLVDRAKGLLMDKADFSEQGAFRWIQKTSMDQRIPKKRLAMAIIAKYGDQKSEAEDER, from the coding sequence ATGTCTGCAGAAAAGACCACGGAACCGGACGAAGTGCTCACCGACGATGAACTTCAGGCTGCCGCAGCGCCTGAGCAGTCCATCGAGGAAGATGACAAACCTCGCAAGCGTACCGTCGTCGTGGCCGAAGACGAATCCGTGAACCGTATGGATTTGGTTGCCATGCTGGAAGATAGTGGCTACGAGGTTGTGGGCGAAGCCGCTAACGGTGAGGAAGCAGTCGAATTGACCCGCAAGTTCCGTCCAAGCGTGGTATGCATGGACGTCAAGATGCCTCGTATGGATGGCATCGAAGCGGCGGGCATCATCTGTGATGAGAATATCGCTCCGGTCGTTATGCTTACGGCATTCTCCCAGTCCGATCTGGTCAAGAAGGCCACGGGTGCAGGTGCCATGGCATACGTCACCAAGCCGTATGAGGAATCCAAGCTGCTTCCGGCTCTGGAAGTGGCCATGGGCCGTTTCGCCGAAATCAACGATCTGCTCGACAATGTGGAGCGCAGCGAATCCAAGCTGCACGAAACCGAAGAGCAGCTGAAGAAGGCGGAAGAGCAGCTGAAGAAGGCTGAGGAAACCCTCGAGGAACGTAAGCTTGTCGACCGTGCCAAGGGCCTGCTGATGGATAAGGCTGACTTCTCCGAGCAGGGCGCGTTCCGTTGGATTCAGAAGACCTCCATGGACCAGCGCATCCCGAAGAAGCGTCTGGCTATGGCCATCATCGCCAAGTACGGTGATCAGAAGTCGGAAGCAGAGGATGAGCGCTAA
- the polA gene encoding DNA polymerase I has protein sequence MSANTATVEGTTRGTLLVVDGHSLAFRAFFALPVENFSTSAGQATNAVWGFATMLSQVIDAEHPDHLAVAFDVKGGTFRNTMLPQYKGTRDAAPEDLLTQLPLIQRMLTALGVTFIEKPGYEGDDVIGTLASMGDKAGYRTLVLSGDRDAFQLINDNITVLYPGHHFKDLKHMTPDAVVEKYHVTPEQYPDLAALRGETADNIPGVPGVGDGFAAKWINLYGGLDQIIEHADEIGGKKGEALRANIDQVKLNRSVNALVRDLDLGVSIEDLTFGQVDANQLNQLFTRLEFGIRTKNRVLRTFNAGKPTNDPVQQDESGKLEIPQYETVDSPEALEAWVRDNLPMPNGHLHDEREIAPKTTPSGFAIDHTKQCAQSVAHSWVLQVEGESKPGNAAYASLMIAAHDKAIRTNRVDRDMASQLQTVLDEHHQSMVVHGYKEQSHLLESVGVALPKPLFDTKLAGYLVHPDFHADTLEQAAAHFLDLHIEEQSEGATQGTLDFDEPDDSAQRNDNQLPRHTAIVGLLARKLADSLDQREQFSLLESVEIPVSRVLYGMEHAGAQVDMNRLMSMREQLAADANYAQETAWQYAGERVNLQSPKQLQKILFEDMGLKPTKKTKTGSYTTNAAALQVLRDRSCGNDRACQFLDALLLHREKNKLKQIVQTLIDATNRSDGRIHTTFEQTVAATGRLSSVDPNLQNIPNRDPAGREIRSAFVPGEGFESLLSSDYSQVELRIMADLSGDEALIEAFRSGRDFHKYVASLVYGVPVDEITPDQRSHVKAMSYGLAYGLSTYGLSQQLGIKPGEAESLKRQYFATFGKVHEYLESLVSSAREKGYTETIYGRRRYFPGLKSPNRAVRDAAERAALNAPIQGSAADIMKIAMIRADDALREAGLASRIILQIHDELVVEVAPGEAERVTALVKDAMEHAVDMAVPLDVSTGIGSDWQLAAH, from the coding sequence ATGAGCGCTAACACAGCAACTGTGGAAGGCACTACGCGCGGGACGCTATTGGTCGTTGACGGCCATTCCTTGGCGTTCCGCGCTTTTTTTGCCTTGCCCGTAGAGAATTTCAGTACATCCGCAGGTCAGGCGACCAACGCCGTCTGGGGCTTCGCCACCATGCTGTCGCAGGTGATCGACGCGGAACATCCGGATCATCTTGCCGTCGCTTTCGATGTCAAAGGCGGTACCTTCCGCAATACGATGCTGCCGCAGTACAAAGGCACGCGAGATGCGGCTCCAGAAGATCTATTGACCCAGCTGCCGTTGATTCAACGGATGCTGACGGCCCTTGGCGTCACATTCATCGAAAAACCTGGATACGAGGGCGATGATGTGATCGGCACGTTGGCAAGCATGGGAGACAAAGCAGGCTATCGCACGCTGGTGCTATCCGGCGATCGTGACGCGTTCCAGCTCATCAACGACAACATCACAGTGTTGTATCCGGGGCATCATTTCAAAGATTTGAAGCACATGACTCCCGACGCGGTGGTGGAGAAATACCACGTCACGCCGGAGCAATATCCGGATCTTGCCGCGCTTCGTGGCGAAACCGCCGACAACATCCCCGGCGTTCCCGGCGTGGGCGATGGATTCGCGGCCAAATGGATCAACCTGTATGGCGGACTTGACCAGATTATCGAGCATGCCGACGAAATCGGCGGCAAAAAAGGCGAGGCGTTGCGGGCCAATATCGATCAGGTCAAACTGAATCGTTCCGTGAATGCCTTGGTGCGTGACCTTGACCTTGGCGTGTCCATCGAGGATTTGACTTTCGGTCAGGTGGACGCCAACCAGCTCAACCAACTGTTCACCAGACTTGAATTCGGCATACGCACCAAAAACCGTGTGCTGAGAACATTCAATGCGGGGAAGCCCACCAACGATCCCGTGCAGCAAGACGAGTCCGGCAAGCTCGAAATACCTCAGTATGAAACGGTTGACTCGCCGGAAGCATTGGAAGCATGGGTACGAGACAATCTGCCGATGCCGAACGGGCATCTGCATGACGAACGTGAAATCGCGCCGAAGACGACTCCCTCCGGCTTCGCCATTGATCATACGAAGCAGTGTGCGCAGTCCGTGGCGCATTCGTGGGTGTTGCAGGTGGAAGGCGAAAGCAAGCCGGGGAACGCGGCCTATGCGTCGCTGATGATCGCTGCACATGATAAAGCGATTCGTACCAATCGTGTTGACCGTGACATGGCGTCCCAGCTGCAAACGGTACTTGACGAACACCACCAATCCATGGTGGTGCATGGGTATAAGGAACAATCCCACCTGCTGGAAAGCGTCGGTGTGGCGTTGCCGAAGCCGCTGTTCGACACCAAGCTTGCCGGGTATCTGGTCCATCCCGATTTCCATGCCGACACGCTGGAACAGGCGGCGGCGCATTTCCTTGACCTGCATATCGAGGAACAGTCCGAGGGTGCGACGCAAGGCACGCTTGATTTCGACGAGCCGGACGATAGTGCGCAGCGGAATGACAACCAGCTTCCGCGTCATACTGCGATTGTTGGTTTGTTAGCGCGTAAACTGGCGGATTCATTGGATCAGCGTGAGCAGTTCTCATTGCTTGAATCTGTGGAGATTCCAGTATCCCGCGTGCTGTACGGCATGGAGCATGCCGGTGCGCAAGTCGATATGAACAGGCTGATGAGCATGCGCGAACAGCTTGCCGCCGACGCGAATTACGCGCAGGAAACGGCATGGCAGTATGCGGGCGAGCGCGTGAATCTGCAAAGTCCTAAGCAGTTGCAGAAGATTCTGTTTGAGGATATGGGTTTGAAGCCTACGAAGAAGACTAAGACTGGTTCGTATACTACGAATGCGGCTGCTTTGCAGGTGTTGCGTGATCGTTCGTGTGGTAATGATAGGGCTTGTCAGTTTCTTGATGCGTTGTTGTTGCATCGTGAGAAGAATAAGCTTAAGCAGATTGTGCAGACGTTGATTGATGCGACGAACAGGTCTGATGGTCGTATTCATACGACGTTTGAGCAGACTGTGGCTGCGACTGGTCGGTTGAGTTCGGTTGATCCGAATTTGCAGAATATTCCGAATCGTGATCCTGCTGGTCGTGAGATTCGTTCGGCTTTTGTGCCCGGTGAGGGTTTTGAGTCGTTGTTGAGTTCGGATTATTCTCAGGTCGAGTTACGTATCATGGCCGACCTTTCCGGCGATGAGGCGTTGATTGAGGCGTTCCGTTCCGGTAGGGACTTCCATAAGTATGTGGCGAGTTTGGTGTATGGCGTTCCTGTGGATGAGATTACGCCTGATCAGCGCAGTCATGTTAAGGCGATGAGCTATGGCTTGGCTTATGGATTGAGCACGTATGGGCTTTCGCAGCAGCTTGGCATTAAGCCGGGTGAGGCCGAGTCATTGAAGCGGCAGTATTTTGCGACGTTCGGCAAGGTCCATGAGTATTTGGAGTCGTTGGTTTCTTCGGCTCGTGAAAAGGGATATACGGAGACGATTTATGGTCGTCGTAGGTATTTTCCGGGCTTGAAGTCGCCGAATCGTGCGGTGCGTGATGCTGCGGAGCGTGCCGCGTTGAATGCGCCTATTCAGGGTTCTGCTGCGGACATTATGAAGATTGCCATGATTCGGGCTGATGATGCGTTGCGTGAGGCTGGTCTTGCCAGTCGGATTATTTTGCAGATTCATGATGAACTTGTGGTGGAGGTTGCGCCGGGTGAGGCGGAGCGTGTCACTGCGTTGGTGAAGGATGCCATGGAGCATGCGGTCGATATGGCGGTTCCGTTGGATGTTTCCACGGGTATTGGTTCGGATTGGCAGCTTGCCGCGCACTGA
- a CDS encoding Nif3-like dinuclear metal center hexameric protein, protein MATLKQVVDVLETLYPLRYAEQWDEPGLIVGDLRQPVRGIAFAADPSMAVVDQAIAGGVDLLVCHHPLFFRSVHAVSGLGFRGEIVRKLNLAGCALWVGHTNADAAYRGVGMAAADMFGLVDQRPLVPIDDPDAEHPVGLGRVGRLAEPVALRDFASRVAGALPYTELGVQVCGDLDVPVSTVAVLPGSGDSLFDEVRAAGADVYVTSDLRHHPVTDAIEQARYEASMRASGVAMGHGDGRVRPAFVNTPHSAIESMWFQYAMEDVPHAVAEATGDIPAVRWISMNTDPWNMVFPSSGQER, encoded by the coding sequence ATGGCAACGCTGAAGCAGGTTGTGGATGTGCTGGAAACGTTGTATCCGCTTCGCTATGCGGAGCAGTGGGATGAGCCTGGTCTTATCGTGGGTGATTTGCGTCAGCCTGTGCGCGGTATCGCTTTTGCGGCTGATCCCTCTATGGCGGTGGTTGATCAGGCGATTGCCGGTGGTGTTGATTTGCTGGTTTGCCATCATCCGTTGTTCTTCCGTTCCGTTCATGCGGTGTCGGGATTGGGTTTCCGTGGTGAGATTGTGCGTAAGCTCAATCTTGCCGGATGTGCGTTGTGGGTGGGGCATACGAATGCCGATGCGGCGTATCGTGGCGTCGGCATGGCTGCGGCTGACATGTTCGGTTTGGTGGATCAGCGTCCGCTGGTGCCCATCGATGATCCGGATGCCGAGCATCCGGTCGGTTTGGGGCGTGTGGGGCGTCTTGCCGAACCTGTGGCGTTGCGTGATTTCGCCAGTCGAGTAGCTGGCGCGCTGCCGTACACCGAGCTTGGCGTGCAGGTTTGCGGCGATCTGGACGTTCCGGTCAGCACGGTGGCGGTGCTTCCGGGTTCCGGTGATTCCTTGTTCGATGAGGTGCGTGCGGCCGGTGCCGACGTGTATGTGACCAGTGATCTGCGGCATCATCCGGTGACGGACGCCATAGAGCAGGCCCGCTATGAGGCTTCCATGCGTGCTTCCGGCGTTGCCATGGGCCATGGTGACGGGCGTGTGCGTCCGGCGTTCGTCAACACTCCGCACAGCGCTATCGAATCCATGTGGTTCCAGTATGCGATGGAAGACGTTCCCCATGCGGTTGCGGAAGCGACCGGCGACATTCCTGCCGTGCGTTGGATTTCCATGAATACCGATCCATGGAATATGGTATTTCCTTCGAGCGGGCAGGAACGGTGA
- a CDS encoding IS1595 family transposase has translation MRTGKVARIADRVRKELGELTPQERDLAVKALRAALYEGFALDAATSDPNQMEACVRCGSIRIIRKGRGRDGSQRWKCMNCNRTFGVRTNRVMGMSKLKAGVWMRFLECFVDCLSLRKCAQRCGVCLKTAFLMRQRVIECIRRYTPVLRSEAGMSVQLDETYFRESFKGNHTKSAVFVMPRKAHKRTKALRKRGLSKEQICVATGVDDAGRSFLTVCGRGIISKDRAMSALKVHIGRGTDVLTDGAPAYVKPLAELGANLTQASADGHAINRVNTLHARLEDFMFGFHGVSTKYLQAYLDWFQWLVAFTDGFGETDDDRLLARQLGNGLYRIRRRDYQRMMPPYMEYWQKAA, from the coding sequence ATGAGAACGGGCAAGGTGGCGCGTATAGCCGATAGGGTCAGGAAGGAACTGGGCGAACTGACGCCGCAGGAGCGCGACCTTGCTGTCAAGGCGTTACGCGCCGCCCTGTACGAGGGGTTCGCGTTGGACGCGGCGACGAGCGACCCGAACCAGATGGAGGCGTGCGTGCGCTGCGGCAGCATCCGCATCATCCGCAAAGGGCGTGGACGTGACGGCTCCCAGCGTTGGAAGTGCATGAACTGCAACAGGACGTTCGGCGTTCGCACGAACCGGGTGATGGGCATGAGCAAGCTCAAAGCGGGCGTATGGATGCGGTTCCTCGAATGCTTCGTGGATTGCCTGAGCTTGCGCAAGTGCGCCCAGCGTTGCGGAGTATGCCTGAAGACCGCGTTCCTCATGCGCCAGCGCGTCATCGAGTGCATCCGCCGATACACGCCCGTACTGCGTTCCGAGGCAGGCATGTCCGTCCAGTTGGACGAGACGTACTTCCGTGAGAGCTTCAAAGGCAACCACACGAAGTCCGCCGTGTTCGTCATGCCCCGCAAGGCACACAAGCGCACCAAGGCATTAAGGAAGCGCGGTCTGTCGAAGGAGCAGATATGCGTGGCGACCGGAGTGGATGACGCAGGCCGGTCGTTCCTGACCGTATGCGGGCGCGGCATCATCTCCAAGGATCGCGCCATGAGCGCGTTGAAAGTCCACATCGGACGCGGCACCGACGTGCTGACCGACGGTGCGCCCGCCTACGTGAAACCGCTGGCCGAACTGGGCGCGAACCTCACGCAAGCCTCCGCCGACGGTCACGCGATCAACAGGGTGAACACGCTGCACGCCCGTTTGGAGGATTTCATGTTCGGCTTCCACGGCGTGTCCACGAAGTACCTGCAAGCCTACTTGGACTGGTTCCAATGGCTCGTCGCTTTTACCGATGGGTTCGGCGAGACCGACGACGACCGATTGCTTGCCCGCCAGCTCGGCAACGGCCTGTACCGCATCCGCCGTCGCGACTACCAGCGTATGATGCCGCCGTACATGGAGTACTGGCAAAAAGCCGCATGA
- a CDS encoding NUDIX hydrolase has protein sequence MCDEAVDGTQVDVLLDESSDGVDMSGMVTVLDSRHVYQGAIFGVDDLRIALPMRDGGQTVIRRQVMRHAPCVVMLVHDCANDLYLIEREYRIGCDAFAYGLPAGLIDGGEDVEEAALRELREETGVEPAGRDGVEFDHVGQFYSSEGMTDELANIMVLHLHAWHPVERHFDGDEHVESAWVSWQRLRGTRITASNSMIAILHEQIRRNRQNTGKSSFES, from the coding sequence ATGTGTGACGAGGCGGTAGACGGAACCCAGGTGGACGTATTGCTGGATGAATCCAGCGATGGCGTGGACATGTCCGGTATGGTCACGGTGCTTGACAGCAGGCATGTGTATCAGGGTGCGATTTTCGGCGTCGACGACCTGCGGATCGCATTGCCGATGCGTGACGGAGGGCAAACGGTGATTCGCCGTCAGGTGATGCGTCACGCGCCTTGCGTGGTCATGCTGGTGCATGATTGCGCGAATGACCTGTATCTGATCGAACGGGAATACCGTATCGGCTGCGACGCCTTCGCCTACGGTCTGCCGGCTGGACTCATCGACGGGGGAGAGGACGTGGAGGAGGCCGCGCTGCGGGAGCTTCGTGAGGAAACCGGTGTGGAGCCCGCCGGGCGTGACGGTGTCGAATTCGACCATGTGGGGCAGTTTTACTCGTCCGAAGGCATGACCGACGAGCTTGCCAACATCATGGTGCTTCACCTGCATGCATGGCATCCCGTCGAACGTCATTTCGACGGCGATGAGCACGTCGAATCGGCGTGGGTCTCCTGGCAGCGGCTGCGCGGCACCCGTATTACGGCCTCCAATTCCATGATCGCTATTCTTCACGAGCAAATTCGACGAAACCGGCAAAATACAGGCAAGAGTTCTTTCGAATCGTAA
- the aroA gene encoding 3-phosphoshikimate 1-carboxyvinyltransferase: protein MNASQENLWPAPFAGKTLDATVVVPGSKSLSNRYLILAALGHRPVRLVGLLRSRDTELMMDALRALGVRCEIDEQVDTTVTVVPPSDGRFHGGTKVFCGLAGTVMRFVPGLAMFADGPVDFDGDEQAYARPMKPVLDGLEQLGACIEYHGEEGRLPFTITPPQTVSQCAEPSVVSIDSSGSSQFISGLLLIGSRVPGGLELHHTGEKTPSLPHIRMTVADLQGSGVRANADEHARVWTVQPGAVQLPETVTVEPDLSNAAPFLGAALIAGGTVRVPHWPESTTQPGGLLPGYLEHMGAEISFPVIDGVRYCEVTGSSHINGLGDFDLTAAGEIAPSLAAILVFADKPTRMLGIGHLRGHETNRLEALVNEITRVGGEARELADGLEIVPVPATNLKPAKMETYADHRMATFAAMLGLSINGIQVKNIATTAKTLPDFANMWTNMLA from the coding sequence ATGAACGCATCTCAAGAGAATCTTTGGCCGGCGCCGTTTGCCGGCAAGACGCTCGACGCCACCGTTGTGGTGCCGGGCAGCAAATCCCTGTCGAACCGCTATCTCATTCTTGCGGCTCTCGGGCATCGTCCCGTGCGACTGGTCGGCCTGTTGCGTTCGCGCGACACCGAGCTGATGATGGACGCATTGCGCGCGTTGGGAGTGCGCTGCGAAATCGATGAGCAGGTCGACACCACGGTTACGGTGGTGCCGCCATCCGACGGCCGGTTCCACGGTGGTACGAAGGTGTTCTGCGGTCTTGCGGGAACAGTGATGCGCTTTGTGCCTGGTCTTGCCATGTTCGCGGATGGTCCTGTGGATTTCGACGGTGACGAGCAGGCGTACGCGCGTCCGATGAAGCCCGTGTTGGACGGTCTTGAACAGTTGGGGGCATGCATCGAATACCACGGCGAGGAAGGGCGCCTGCCATTTACAATCACTCCACCTCAAACGGTGAGCCAGTGCGCCGAGCCGAGCGTAGTCAGCATTGATTCTTCGGGATCCTCGCAGTTTATTTCGGGACTATTGCTCATCGGCTCTCGAGTGCCAGGCGGTTTGGAACTGCATCACACGGGGGAGAAGACACCGAGTTTACCGCATATTCGCATGACTGTGGCCGATCTGCAAGGTTCCGGCGTGCGCGCCAACGCAGACGAACACGCCCGCGTATGGACCGTGCAGCCGGGAGCCGTGCAGTTGCCCGAAACCGTGACGGTAGAACCTGACCTGTCGAATGCCGCCCCGTTCCTCGGCGCCGCGCTCATCGCCGGCGGAACCGTTCGCGTGCCTCACTGGCCGGAATCCACCACCCAGCCGGGCGGCCTGCTTCCCGGATACTTGGAACATATGGGCGCTGAAATCAGCTTCCCCGTGATCGACGGCGTCCGGTACTGCGAAGTGACCGGCAGCAGCCATATCAACGGCTTGGGTGATTTCGACCTGACTGCGGCCGGCGAGATTGCGCCATCGCTGGCCGCAATCCTGGTCTTCGCCGACAAGCCTACGCGCATGCTGGGCATCGGCCACTTGCGCGGCCACGAGACGAACCGTCTGGAAGCATTGGTCAACGAAATCACCAGAGTCGGGGGAGAAGCCCGTGAGCTGGCCGACGGTCTGGAGATCGTGCCAGTGCCGGCAACGAATCTCAAGCCCGCCAAAATGGAAACCTACGCGGACCATCGCATGGCGACGTTCGCCGCAATGCTTGGTCTGAGCATCAACGGCATCCAAGTCAAGAACATCGCGACCACCGCGAAAACGCTTCCCGATTTCGCGAATATGTGGACCAACATGCTTGCCTAG
- a CDS encoding type II toxin-antitoxin system RelB/DinJ family antitoxin yields the protein MASIPTTTMRIEPQLKEESSQVLEDLGLTLSGAVTIFLKAVVREQGLPFEVKKETSNGR from the coding sequence ATGGCGAGCATACCCACCACGACCATGAGGATAGAACCCCAGCTCAAAGAGGAATCCAGCCAAGTGCTCGAAGACCTGGGACTCACCCTTTCCGGCGCGGTCACCATCTTTCTCAAGGCCGTGGTCAGGGAACAGGGGCTCCCGTTCGAGGTCAAGAAGGAAACCTCGAATGGCAGATAA